One genomic region from Chionomys nivalis chromosome 17, mChiNiv1.1, whole genome shotgun sequence encodes:
- the LOC130888373 gene encoding palmitoyltransferase ZDHHC3-like — MFSWVQKRGTSEHRAGLETPLQGPEKRYWFVWDPLGIICAIATWTLMLSAAWILIRDLFIPSKNVFYAVANGVVFHLLASLALVSHLRTMLTDPGSVPLRNPPGPDTVSYCPLCLSAVPERAYHCIVCGRCIRKNDHHCPWVNNCVGENNQKYFLLFTLYTGLISVHVLLLLGTPFLRSPTWREWNAGSTVSPPSPILFLFLVALMGFLFALVMLCSQMCSICTDKTTTEMLYQNKRSQGRRSVWANVKAICGPRVSLAWLSPFHSLGRPKVSEHHDMA, encoded by the coding sequence ATGTTCTCATGGGTCCAAAAACGTGGCACTTCTGAGCACAGGGCCGGGCTAGAGACCCCACTGCAGGGCCCCGAGAAACGCTACTGGTTTGTGTGGGACCCCCTGGGCATCATATGTGCCATTGCCACATGGACGCTAATGCTGAGTGCTGCGTGGATACTGATTCGGGACCTGTTCATACCATCTAAGAACGTATTCTACGCTGTGGCCAACGGTGTGGTCTTCCATCTGCTGGCCTCCCTGGCGCTCGTGTCGCACCTACGTACTATGCTAACTGACCCAGGCTCTGTGCCCCTGAGAAACCCACCCGGGCCTGACACCGTGTCCTACTGTCCACTCTGCCTAAGTGCCGTACCAGAGAGGGCTTACCACTGCATAGTGTGCGGGCGCTGCATTCGCAAGAATGACCACCACTGCCCGTGGGTCAACAACTGCGTGGGTGAGAACAACCAGAAATACTTCTTGCTCTTCACTCTGTACACTGGACTTATCTCAGTCCACGTGCTGCTCCTGCTGGGCACCCCTTTCCTGCGCAGCCCCACCTGGCGCGAGTGGAATGCCGGCAGCACCGTATCGCCACCTAGccccatcctcttcctcttcctagtGGCCTTAATGGGCTTCCTCTTTGCTTTGGTGATGCTCTGCAGCCAGATGTGCTCCATCTGCACAGACAAAACCACAACTGAGATGCTGTACCAGAACAAGCGTTCACAGGGAAGACGGTCCGTGTGGGCAAACGTGAAGGCCATTTGCGGCCCCCGAGTTTCCCTAGCCTGGCTCAGTCCCTTTCATTCCCTGGGACGTCCCAAAGTGAGTGAGCACCACGATATGGCCTAA